One Gimesia aquarii DNA segment encodes these proteins:
- a CDS encoding two-component system response regulator, translating to MRVLVVDEVGYTCYVHTRLLEELGYEVVCASSGFEALTILEQDSEIRIVFSELVMRELDGLDLFLKVQKQEHYTDDGQLEAPMFFVMTTLQPSDKSQTRLVERLELAKKLGITGVIYKSRDREELKTVFSETLRTTLGELSEAAPIDICTPAETLCEVVKDIIEAKNLEAAEEFYNLIIAQSEYLEFFITSSQKRAELA from the coding sequence ATGAGAGTCCTTGTTGTTGATGAAGTTGGATACACATGCTATGTGCATACCCGGCTCCTAGAAGAGCTTGGTTATGAAGTTGTGTGTGCCTCATCTGGGTTTGAAGCATTGACCATTTTGGAACAAGACAGCGAAATCAGAATTGTTTTCTCTGAGTTAGTGATGAGAGAACTTGATGGACTCGACTTATTCCTTAAGGTTCAAAAACAAGAACACTACACAGATGATGGTCAATTGGAAGCACCTATGTTTTTTGTCATGACTACTCTACAACCTTCCGATAAATCACAAACTCGACTCGTCGAAAGGCTGGAACTTGCCAAAAAGCTGGGAATTACGGGCGTAATTTATAAATCTCGCGATCGAGAAGAACTCAAAACAGTATTCTCGGAAACTTTACGAACGACGTTAGGAGAACTTTCAGAGGCCGCTCCGATCGATATTTGTACGCCAGCAGAAACACTATGTGAAGTCGTCAAAGACATCATTGAAGCAAAGAACCTCGAAGCTGCAGAAGAATTTTATAATCTTATCATAGCTCAAT